The following coding sequences lie in one Alloacidobacterium dinghuense genomic window:
- a CDS encoding acetyl-CoA C-acyltransferase — MRDAVIVSSVRTAVGKAPKGSLSFTRPDDLAAIAIKGALDKAPALDPKEIEDVIMGCAMPEAEQGMNVARIASLRAGLPVEASAMTINRFCSSGLQSIAIAADRIRSGSAEVMLAGGTESMSMISMGGRKISANPWLVEHYADTYLSMGLTAERVAAKYGITREQADAFSLKSHEKALAATQSGRFEEEIVPVTVTNSTPTKNPAKPEVKTSDFKRDEGPRADTSLEALAKLKPAFHAKGTVTAGNSSQTSDGAAATIVMSSERAEALNLKPLARFVSFATAGCLPEEMGLGPVFAIPKALKLAGLTLDQIDLIELNEAFAAQALAVIQQAGLDPAKVNVNGGAVALGHPLGCTGAKLTATLLHEMKRRNLRYGLVTMCVGGGMGAAGIFENLN; from the coding sequence ATGAGAGATGCAGTCATCGTAAGCAGCGTTCGCACCGCAGTCGGAAAAGCACCCAAGGGATCGCTGTCCTTCACCCGCCCCGACGACCTTGCCGCCATCGCCATCAAAGGCGCGCTCGACAAGGCCCCCGCGCTCGATCCCAAAGAGATCGAAGACGTCATCATGGGCTGCGCCATGCCCGAAGCCGAGCAGGGAATGAACGTCGCCCGCATCGCCAGCCTGCGCGCCGGACTGCCGGTCGAAGCCTCGGCCATGACGATCAACCGCTTCTGCTCATCCGGACTGCAATCGATCGCCATCGCCGCCGACCGCATCCGGTCGGGAAGCGCCGAAGTCATGCTCGCCGGAGGAACCGAATCGATGAGCATGATCTCCATGGGAGGCCGCAAGATCAGCGCGAACCCATGGCTCGTCGAGCACTACGCCGACACCTATCTCTCCATGGGTCTCACTGCCGAGCGCGTAGCCGCGAAATACGGCATCACCCGCGAACAGGCCGACGCCTTCTCGCTCAAGAGCCACGAGAAAGCGCTGGCCGCAACCCAGTCCGGCAGGTTCGAGGAGGAAATTGTGCCTGTTACGGTGACAAATTCCACACCGACGAAAAATCCTGCGAAGCCCGAAGTCAAAACAAGCGACTTTAAGCGAGACGAAGGCCCCCGCGCCGACACCTCGCTCGAAGCTCTAGCCAAACTCAAGCCCGCCTTCCACGCAAAGGGAACCGTAACAGCGGGGAACTCCTCGCAAACCTCCGACGGAGCCGCCGCCACCATAGTCATGTCATCAGAACGAGCAGAGGCATTGAACCTGAAGCCACTGGCAAGATTCGTCAGCTTCGCCACCGCCGGATGCCTGCCCGAAGAAATGGGCCTCGGCCCAGTCTTCGCCATCCCCAAAGCCCTGAAACTCGCCGGATTAACCCTCGATCAAATCGACCTCATCGAACTGAACGAAGCCTTCGCGGCACAAGCACTGGCCGTAATCCAGCAAGCCGGACTCGACCCCGCCAAAGTCAACGTCAACGGCGGAGCCGTCGCATTAGGCCACCCGCTAGGCTGCACCGGAGCCAAACTCACGGCCACGCTACTGCACGAAATGAAACGCCGCAACCTCCGCTATGGATTAGTAACCATGTGCGTAGGCGGCGGCATGGGCGCCGCCGGAATTTTTGAAAACTTAAACTAG
- a CDS encoding alpha/beta fold hydrolase has product MQRVLLAFVFLLFSAFLHSQTIPPLQYADLGDLKLENGSVIHDCKVGYRTLGTLNPAKSNAVLYPTWFTGKSGDIVAGLRPGTYVDTSKYFVIAVDALGNGVSCSPSNSTTQHGIDFPQFSIRDMVYSEYRLVTETLHLQHLRAVMGVSMGGIQSFQWIVSYPDFMDLAIPIVGTPQMSSYDLLLWNTELKALKSDPAYKDGKYTQTPPLSLVALIHNMNLSTPDFRANHTTPEGFQQYFDQIVTDGDRFMDANDYLRQLQAIIGHDIAHGGSLYDAANKVRAKVLVVSATQDHMVNPLPALGFAKLIHAQTLLLESDCGHMAPGCESSKMDPVVDQFLSQP; this is encoded by the coding sequence ATGCAACGTGTGCTTCTCGCTTTCGTTTTCCTGCTATTTTCGGCCTTTCTTCACTCACAAACGATACCGCCCCTCCAATATGCCGACCTTGGCGATCTAAAACTGGAGAATGGCTCAGTGATTCACGACTGCAAGGTCGGGTATCGCACTCTAGGCACCCTCAACCCGGCAAAATCGAATGCTGTGCTCTACCCCACATGGTTCACGGGGAAGAGTGGCGATATCGTCGCGGGGCTTAGGCCGGGAACATACGTCGACACGAGCAAGTACTTCGTAATCGCCGTCGACGCGCTGGGGAATGGCGTCTCCTGCTCTCCGTCCAATAGCACAACGCAGCATGGGATCGACTTTCCGCAGTTCTCCATCCGCGACATGGTCTACTCCGAATATCGCCTGGTGACCGAAACGCTGCACTTGCAGCATCTGCGCGCCGTCATGGGCGTCTCGATGGGCGGCATCCAATCGTTCCAGTGGATCGTAAGCTATCCAGATTTCATGGATCTGGCGATACCGATTGTAGGCACACCGCAGATGAGTTCCTATGACTTATTGCTCTGGAACACGGAACTCAAAGCGCTCAAATCCGATCCTGCATACAAAGACGGAAAGTACACGCAGACTCCACCGCTCTCTCTTGTCGCGCTCATCCATAACATGAATCTTTCGACACCGGACTTCCGCGCCAATCACACAACGCCGGAAGGCTTTCAGCAGTACTTCGATCAGATTGTCACCGACGGTGACCGCTTCATGGACGCAAATGACTACCTGCGCCAATTGCAAGCGATCATCGGACACGATATTGCTCATGGCGGCTCGCTCTATGACGCAGCGAATAAGGTAAGGGCAAAGGTGCTTGTTGTAAGTGCTACGCAGGACCATATGGTGAACCCGCTACCGGCACTGGGATTCGCCAAGCTGATTCATGCGCAGACGTTGCTGCTGGAGTCCGATTGCGGGCATATGGCTCCGGGGTGTGAGAGTTCAAAGATGGATCCGGTAGTGGATCAGTTTCTCAGCCAGCCGTAG
- a CDS encoding YtxH domain-containing protein: MSDDKQSSGFSWFLAGLGLGALLGVLYAPKSGRETREDLASSAREGTEYLKQRGREAADQANVYIDRGKAQVGEYVDRGKEYADRGKSQLNDWMNQGKQFVSEHGGRVTAAVEAGKQAYRTTTGTATEPTPGPEPSHS, from the coding sequence ATGTCAGATGATAAGCAGTCAAGTGGATTCAGTTGGTTTCTGGCTGGTCTTGGACTTGGTGCCTTGCTGGGCGTACTCTATGCTCCAAAGTCAGGACGCGAAACGCGCGAAGACCTTGCCAGCAGCGCACGCGAAGGCACAGAGTATCTGAAGCAGCGCGGGCGCGAGGCCGCAGATCAGGCAAATGTGTACATCGATCGCGGGAAGGCCCAGGTCGGCGAGTACGTTGACCGCGGTAAGGAGTACGCAGACCGCGGAAAGTCACAGCTGAATGACTGGATGAATCAGGGCAAGCAGTTCGTGAGTGAGCACGGCGGACGAGTCACAGCTGCAGTCGAAGCGGGCAAGCAAGCCTATCGTACAACCACCGGCACCGCCACCGAACCGACTCCAGGCCCGGAGCCGTCGCATTCGTAG
- a CDS encoding protease pro-enzyme activation domain-containing protein, whose translation MSDTYRTPRSIFRLAALAVAGLFAFTAAAASAQTQPEAIIPNRITQPINPDVRVTLSHNVHPLAIPKYDQGAAPGSMATGRIMLVLKRSDTQEQALKQYLGDLQNPNSANYRKWLTPAQIGTAYGISDIDLTTVTAWLQSQGFTVEKVPQARNVIEFSGNVAQIQRAFNTTIHKYVINGETHFANSTDPQIPAALAPVIGGIAQLNDFRAKKNAVISAKAHFDSETKKIKPDLTLLCNSSGCSYVASGGNILFTVPADAALIYDTPNSALNPNYSGTTYDGTGVTIGIAGDSNITPQDVANYRAALLPSQYSSNQPNIIVDGNDPGVNGDAIEALLDNEVAGGIAPGAKINFYTSADTDLQNGLFLAIYRALDDNAVSILNVSFGNCEAALGASGNAQLNAAWQQAAAQGISVTVSTGDSGSAGCDNENTETTATHGLAVSAFASTPYNIAVGGTDYDVLLNSFTTYVGTANAATSFYRTALSYIPESPWNDSPVSNTGGYNTNVAFKDSNGNTNIVSAGGGISSTAVCSVALDSNGNCPGTLGPYPQPAFQSSVTNSVSTGARSIPDVSFLAGDGAYGALWLVCSDDQANGSSPTYTTSDCQQTSGSFTSTTGFTGVGGTSAAAPAFAGMLALISSANGGARLGQADYVIYNLAAQASLYPTLFHDVATGNNSVVCQAGTTNCGSNGFLTGYNASAGKTAATAYDAASGLGSVDVAQLLANWKKASFASTSTSLTINGGTSAINVTHGTALNFAVTVTGSSPGGAVSIINNSGLENNGALGAVLTLSGGTASGSNGDLPGNGSTPYSVYAYYGGDVKNAQSKSNPISVTITPESSVVEVGANMFDPQSGNPVCEDVGGNAQTPTCVGQSVPYGLATSVTAQVVGTDCANNNKNCSSTVPTGSIAFANTAGSLPGSPVAIASNGIASYNNFLNQNQSLPVAANGLTATYGGDGSYSGSNSAYNVVVVQSTPTGVAVSGSQTGSNVTLQAQINTDSIGLAPSGTVTFAVGSTTIGTASSPSATGFTNAGTVASLYQVTIPASTMGLVNGSNTITATYAGDTNYAKASGQANIVISGGGGGGSYTLSGSAISISAGATSGNTTTVNVTPASSGFTGTVNLTCALTSSPTGAAMLPTCSLNPTSVALSGTKAGTSTLTVTSTANSSALTYPLKNIFEAAGGTALACILMFTIPARRKTWRAILGLIAFAIAISGVIGCGGGSSNHGGGGTTAGAYVFTVTGTSGSTSSTGTIQVTIN comes from the coding sequence ATGTCTGATACATACCGCACACCCCGCTCCATCTTCCGTCTGGCCGCGCTAGCTGTCGCCGGACTCTTCGCCTTTACTGCCGCCGCCGCATCCGCGCAAACTCAGCCCGAAGCGATCATCCCCAACCGCATCACGCAGCCCATCAATCCAGACGTGCGCGTCACCCTCTCGCACAACGTGCATCCGCTCGCCATACCAAAATACGACCAGGGAGCCGCGCCGGGATCCATGGCCACCGGACGCATCATGCTCGTGCTCAAGCGCAGCGACACGCAGGAGCAGGCCCTGAAGCAATACCTCGGCGACCTGCAGAACCCGAACTCGGCGAACTATCGCAAGTGGCTCACGCCCGCACAGATCGGCACAGCATACGGTATCAGCGACATCGACCTCACCACGGTCACAGCATGGCTCCAGTCACAAGGCTTTACCGTTGAGAAGGTTCCGCAGGCGCGGAACGTCATCGAGTTCTCCGGAAATGTGGCGCAGATTCAGCGGGCATTTAACACGACCATCCACAAGTACGTGATCAACGGCGAAACGCACTTCGCGAACTCGACCGATCCGCAGATTCCTGCAGCGCTCGCCCCAGTCATTGGCGGCATCGCGCAGTTGAATGATTTCCGTGCGAAGAAGAATGCCGTTATCAGCGCCAAGGCTCACTTTGATTCGGAAACGAAGAAGATCAAGCCAGACCTTACGCTGCTTTGCAATTCGAGCGGTTGCTCGTATGTAGCCAGCGGCGGCAACATCCTGTTCACGGTTCCTGCCGACGCGGCGTTGATCTACGACACGCCAAACTCGGCCTTGAACCCGAACTACAGCGGCACCACCTATGATGGCACCGGCGTAACCATCGGAATCGCTGGCGACTCCAACATTACACCACAGGATGTAGCCAACTATCGCGCGGCTCTTCTGCCATCGCAATACAGCTCGAATCAGCCCAACATCATCGTGGACGGCAACGACCCCGGCGTGAATGGAGACGCCATCGAAGCTCTACTCGACAATGAAGTAGCCGGCGGAATCGCGCCCGGAGCGAAAATCAACTTCTATACCTCCGCCGACACCGACCTGCAAAACGGCCTCTTCCTCGCCATCTATCGCGCCCTAGATGACAACGCCGTCAGCATCCTTAACGTGAGCTTCGGCAATTGCGAAGCTGCACTAGGCGCGAGTGGAAACGCACAGTTGAACGCCGCATGGCAGCAGGCCGCTGCCCAGGGTATCAGCGTCACCGTCTCCACGGGCGACAGCGGATCGGCGGGCTGCGATAACGAGAATACGGAGACAACTGCTACACACGGTCTGGCGGTCAGCGCCTTTGCATCCACACCCTATAACATCGCCGTCGGCGGTACTGATTACGATGTGCTCCTGAATTCCTTTACCACCTACGTTGGTACAGCCAATGCTGCGACCAGCTTTTACCGCACCGCTCTCAGCTACATCCCGGAGAGCCCGTGGAATGACTCGCCGGTTTCCAACACCGGCGGATACAACACAAATGTTGCATTCAAAGACAGCAACGGAAACACCAATATCGTTAGCGCTGGAGGAGGCATCAGCAGTACCGCCGTTTGCTCTGTCGCCCTGGATTCCAATGGAAACTGCCCAGGCACACTTGGACCCTACCCGCAGCCGGCATTCCAGAGCAGCGTTACCAACAGCGTGAGCACCGGCGCTCGCTCCATCCCCGATGTGTCGTTCCTCGCTGGCGACGGTGCTTACGGAGCATTATGGCTGGTCTGCTCCGATGACCAGGCCAACGGCTCAAGTCCGACTTACACTACCTCGGACTGTCAGCAGACAAGCGGATCGTTTACATCTACAACCGGCTTCACTGGTGTAGGCGGAACATCGGCCGCGGCTCCAGCATTCGCCGGAATGCTTGCTCTGATTTCCTCTGCGAACGGGGGAGCGCGTCTCGGCCAGGCCGATTACGTTATCTATAACCTGGCGGCGCAGGCGTCACTTTATCCCACCCTTTTCCACGACGTAGCCACAGGCAACAACTCCGTTGTCTGCCAGGCAGGCACAACCAACTGTGGCTCCAACGGATTCCTCACTGGCTACAACGCCTCAGCTGGAAAGACAGCAGCAACTGCCTACGACGCAGCCTCAGGTCTAGGCAGCGTCGATGTAGCCCAGCTCCTCGCCAACTGGAAGAAGGCTTCGTTCGCGAGCACGTCAACCTCGCTCACCATCAACGGTGGAACCAGCGCGATCAACGTCACCCACGGAACGGCTCTGAACTTTGCGGTTACCGTCACCGGTAGTTCGCCCGGCGGCGCCGTGAGCATCATCAACAACAGCGGCCTGGAAAATAACGGTGCTCTCGGCGCGGTTTTGACGCTCTCAGGCGGCACGGCTAGTGGATCGAACGGGGACCTTCCCGGCAATGGATCCACTCCCTATAGCGTCTACGCCTACTACGGTGGAGACGTGAAGAATGCTCAAAGCAAATCCAATCCAATTTCCGTAACCATCACACCTGAATCGAGTGTGGTTGAAGTCGGCGCTAACATGTTTGACCCGCAGAGCGGCAATCCCGTATGCGAAGACGTTGGCGGAAATGCCCAAACACCCACGTGCGTCGGACAGTCCGTGCCGTATGGCCTGGCCACCTCCGTCACTGCGCAGGTGGTGGGAACGGATTGCGCAAACAATAACAAAAACTGCTCCAGTACCGTTCCCACCGGAAGCATTGCCTTTGCCAACACCGCTGGTTCGTTACCCGGCTCTCCAGTCGCGATCGCAAGCAACGGAATTGCAAGCTATAACAACTTCCTTAACCAGAACCAATCCCTGCCTGTTGCCGCCAATGGCCTGACAGCAACCTACGGGGGCGACGGCAGCTATTCGGGCAGCAACAGCGCTTACAACGTGGTCGTGGTCCAGTCCACGCCGACGGGTGTTGCAGTAAGCGGTTCACAGACTGGTAGTAACGTCACCCTGCAGGCTCAAATCAACACGGACAGCATCGGTCTTGCTCCCTCCGGAACGGTTACCTTCGCCGTGGGCAGCACAACGATCGGCACCGCTTCGTCACCATCCGCAACTGGATTCACCAACGCCGGTACGGTCGCATCGCTGTATCAAGTCACGATTCCGGCAAGCACGATGGGCCTGGTGAATGGCAGCAACACGATCACCGCAACCTATGCCGGTGACACCAACTACGCCAAGGCCAGCGGCCAAGCCAACATCGTTATCTCGGGTGGTGGCGGCGGGGGCAGCTACACTCTGAGCGGCAGTGCAATTTCCATCTCCGCAGGGGCCACGTCCGGTAACACCACAACCGTCAACGTCACACCGGCGTCTTCCGGATTTACAGGGACCGTGAATCTGACATGCGCCCTTACATCCAGCCCAACCGGTGCGGCAATGCTGCCTACCTGCAGCCTGAATCCCACTTCCGTGGCGTTGAGCGGCACCAAGGCAGGCACCTCAACTCTCACTGTGACATCCACAGCGAACAGCAGCGCACTCACCTATCCGCTCAAGAACATCTTTGAAGCAGCAGGCGGAACAGCACTGGCCTGCATTCTGATGTTCACCATCCCGGCTCGCCGCAAGACGTGGCGCGCCATTCTCGGCCTGATCGCTTTCGCAATCGCCATCTCCGGCGTCATCGGTTGCGGAGGCGGCAGCAGCAATCACGGCGGTGGCGGAACGACAGCCGGTGCTTACGTCTTCACTGTAACGGGCACGTCGGGGAGCACATCGAGCACTGGCACAATCCAGGTCACGATCAACTAA
- a CDS encoding PIN domain-containing protein translates to MALILDADVIIGGEKGSFDLRSWVASRPDDEFEIAAITVAELWHGVERAKGLHKTRRREYLEAILAVLPIVPYTEQTAYEHARLWAELESSGKMIGFYDVIVAATALERGSGVVTFNKRHFEQVKGLLVVQPE, encoded by the coding sequence ATGGCACTTATCCTAGATGCGGATGTCATCATCGGCGGAGAAAAAGGGAGCTTCGATCTTCGTTCATGGGTAGCCTCGCGTCCGGATGACGAGTTTGAAATTGCCGCCATCACTGTCGCGGAGCTCTGGCATGGAGTGGAACGCGCGAAAGGCCTTCATAAGACACGCCGGCGCGAATATCTTGAAGCGATACTGGCGGTTTTGCCGATTGTTCCCTATACCGAGCAGACCGCGTATGAGCATGCACGTCTCTGGGCAGAGCTGGAGTCTTCCGGCAAAATGATCGGATTTTATGACGTGATTGTGGCCGCTACCGCCTTAGAGCGCGGCAGTGGCGTGGTTACGTTTAATAAGCGGCATTTTGAACAGGTGAAAGGGTTGTTAGTGGTTCAGCCTGAGTAG
- a CDS encoding BON domain-containing protein, whose amino-acid sequence MNTIRIRTRGLQVALLGGALLFAAGCNRQQTATQPARTDQQVANDVQAKIAAESALNGQNIQVGVTNGIATLSGTANDDASRALAGNDAGSVDGVKTVVNNLTVEPPKQAAAPAPVAPPPPVEKKRKHREEKQVAEAAPEPPPAPAPAPAPVEQAPPPAPAPPPPPPQPVAKTVTIPAGSIIPVRITEALSSKDAQPNQVFHGSLAGDLIADGMVAVPQGASVTGRVVDAKDAAHFAGSSLLSIELTQISTKSRQIPVVTEAYSKEGQGRGKNTAVKTGGGAALGAIIGGLAGGGRGAAIGAAAGGATGAGVNAVTRGQQVQIQPETLVNFKLQSPITVTTTHAVGQVRSFDDNSSSDPQLEQRQPQ is encoded by the coding sequence ATGAACACGATCCGTATAAGAACACGGGGCCTTCAGGTGGCGCTGCTCGGTGGAGCATTACTTTTTGCCGCAGGCTGCAACAGACAGCAGACAGCAACACAGCCAGCGCGCACCGACCAGCAGGTTGCCAATGACGTTCAAGCCAAAATCGCCGCTGAGAGCGCATTGAACGGGCAAAACATTCAGGTAGGAGTCACGAACGGGATTGCAACGCTCTCCGGCACAGCGAACGACGACGCTTCGCGCGCGCTCGCCGGAAACGACGCGGGCAGTGTCGATGGCGTGAAGACGGTGGTGAATAATTTGACGGTCGAGCCGCCGAAGCAGGCGGCTGCTCCGGCGCCGGTTGCCCCGCCGCCCCCGGTTGAGAAGAAGCGCAAGCATCGTGAGGAGAAGCAGGTGGCCGAGGCAGCACCGGAGCCGCCCCCCGCTCCCGCGCCAGCTCCGGCTCCAGTAGAGCAGGCTCCGCCGCCGGCACCGGCGCCACCGCCTCCGCCGCCGCAGCCGGTGGCGAAGACGGTCACCATCCCGGCGGGGTCGATCATTCCGGTGCGCATCACTGAAGCTCTCAGCAGCAAGGACGCGCAGCCCAACCAGGTCTTCCATGGCTCGCTGGCTGGCGACCTGATTGCCGATGGCATGGTTGCCGTTCCGCAAGGGGCCAGCGTCACCGGGCGCGTGGTGGATGCCAAGGATGCGGCGCACTTCGCGGGCAGTTCTCTGCTCTCGATCGAGCTCACGCAGATCAGCACAAAGAGCCGCCAGATTCCCGTCGTGACTGAGGCGTATTCGAAGGAAGGTCAGGGGCGCGGGAAGAATACTGCCGTGAAGACTGGCGGCGGCGCGGCTCTCGGCGCGATCATCGGCGGGCTGGCTGGCGGCGGCAGAGGCGCGGCGATCGGCGCGGCAGCCGGCGGCGCTACGGGCGCGGGCGTGAACGCGGTCACACGCGGGCAGCAGGTGCAGATTCAGCCGGAAACGCTGGTCAACTTCAAGCTGCAGTCACCGATTACGGTGACCACAACGCATGCAGTTGGGCAGGTGCGGTCGTTCGACGACAATAGCTCGTCCGATCCGCAGCTGGAGCAGCGTCAACCGCAGTAA
- a CDS encoding acyl-CoA dehydrogenase family protein codes for MATATTSAPAKAVTGGSFLIEERQPSDIFTPEDFSDEQRQIAETAAQFAANEVLPAADDIEAKHFDVTRGLLKKAGDLGLMAVDVPEAYGGLAMDKVTSAIIADRMSMLASFSVAFSAHVGIGTLPLVWYGTDAQKEKYLPKLASGEWIAAYALSEASSGSDAMNIRCRAVLSDDGQHYILNGEKMWITNAGFADLYTVFAKIADPKDPDPSKTKMSAFLIERNTPGLTVGAEEHKLGIRGSSTCPLILSDCKVPAENLLGEAGKGHHIAFNILNIGRFKLGASCLGGARTTLGNGIKYAKDRKAFGKSISDFGLIQQKLADSTARIFVGEAMTYRTVGMIDAALATIETGKAAGAEAEARNSREIQKRIEEYAVECSILKVWGSEMLDAVVDHVVQIYAGYGYVEEYPAERAYRDSRINRIFEGTNEINRLIITGFLMKRAMTGQLPLLAAIKQLMDEVMSAPSPNFDDAPEDALAREAAILANAKKLALLAAGAASQKYMNSLADQQEIMADLADMLIEIYAVESAILRARKMANNKAAIAATQYYTAHAITILEPAARRVLAAVAEGDMLRTQLAILRRLVKHEPADTIQIGRALARQAVEAGRYPL; via the coding sequence ATGGCCACCGCTACCACCTCCGCTCCCGCTAAAGCCGTTACCGGCGGCAGTTTTCTGATCGAAGAGCGCCAACCCTCCGACATCTTCACTCCCGAAGACTTCTCCGACGAGCAGCGCCAGATCGCTGAAACCGCCGCGCAGTTCGCCGCGAACGAAGTCCTGCCCGCAGCCGACGACATCGAAGCCAAGCACTTCGACGTGACCCGCGGCCTGCTGAAAAAAGCCGGTGACCTCGGTCTCATGGCCGTCGACGTGCCCGAAGCCTACGGCGGCCTCGCCATGGACAAAGTCACCTCCGCCATCATCGCCGACCGCATGTCGATGCTCGCCAGCTTCTCCGTTGCCTTCAGCGCGCACGTCGGCATCGGCACGCTCCCGCTGGTCTGGTACGGAACGGATGCGCAAAAAGAAAAGTACCTGCCCAAGCTAGCCAGCGGTGAATGGATCGCCGCCTACGCGCTCTCTGAAGCCTCGTCCGGATCCGACGCCATGAACATCCGCTGCCGCGCCGTGCTCTCCGACGACGGCCAGCACTACATCCTCAATGGCGAAAAGATGTGGATCACCAACGCCGGCTTCGCCGACTTATACACCGTCTTCGCGAAAATCGCCGACCCCAAAGACCCCGACCCGAGCAAAACAAAAATGTCCGCGTTCCTCATCGAGCGCAATACTCCCGGCCTCACAGTAGGCGCAGAAGAGCACAAGCTAGGCATCCGCGGCTCATCCACCTGCCCCTTGATCCTCTCCGACTGCAAAGTGCCCGCCGAAAATCTCCTCGGAGAAGCGGGCAAAGGCCACCACATCGCCTTCAACATCCTCAACATCGGGCGCTTCAAGCTGGGAGCATCCTGCCTCGGCGGTGCGCGCACCACGCTCGGCAATGGAATCAAATACGCAAAGGACCGCAAGGCCTTCGGCAAGTCCATCTCCGACTTCGGCCTCATCCAGCAAAAGCTCGCCGACTCCACGGCGCGCATCTTCGTCGGCGAAGCCATGACTTACCGCACCGTAGGCATGATTGACGCCGCTCTCGCTACCATCGAAACCGGAAAAGCCGCTGGCGCTGAAGCCGAAGCCCGCAACTCTCGCGAGATCCAGAAGCGCATCGAGGAATACGCCGTCGAGTGTTCCATCCTCAAAGTCTGGGGCTCCGAGATGCTCGACGCCGTCGTAGACCACGTCGTCCAGATCTATGCCGGATACGGCTATGTCGAGGAGTACCCCGCAGAGCGCGCCTACCGCGACTCCCGCATCAATAGAATTTTTGAGGGCACCAACGAAATCAACCGTCTCATCATCACCGGCTTCCTTATGAAGCGCGCCATGACCGGCCAGCTTCCGCTGCTCGCCGCCATCAAGCAGCTCATGGACGAGGTCATGTCCGCGCCCTCACCCAATTTCGATGATGCTCCCGAAGACGCGCTGGCCCGCGAAGCCGCCATCCTTGCAAACGCAAAAAAGCTCGCCCTCCTAGCCGCCGGAGCCGCCAGTCAGAAGTACATGAACTCGCTCGCCGACCAGCAGGAGATCATGGCCGACCTCGCCGACATGCTCATCGAAATCTACGCCGTCGAATCCGCCATCCTTCGCGCCCGCAAAATGGCCAACAACAAAGCAGCCATCGCCGCCACCCAGTACTACACCGCCCACGCCATCACCATCCTCGAACCGGCCGCCCGCCGCGTGCTCGCCGCCGTGGCTGAAGGCGACATGCTGCGCACCCAGCTCGCCATCCTGCGCCGCCTCGTCAAGCACGAACCGGCAGACACCATCCAGATCGGCCGCGCGCTCGCCCGTCAGGCCGTCGAAGCCGGAAGATACCCGCTATGA